In the genome of Candidatus Electrothrix rattekaaiensis, the window GGAAATCTACTTTTAGATGCCTACAACGAATGCCCTCAGCACAAAAAAGCACGAACGAATAAAGCATATGGATTACTGCTAACAAAGCACTACAAAGAGGCATCTGATCTTGCATCAAAAATTTTAAAAGATGACTGTAGCAACACAAGTGCAGCAAGTATCCTCATTTCTTCTTTAACCGAAGATAGCACCTGTCATGACCCTCTCACGCTATTACCTGAACAACTGCTGAATACCGAAGAGGTACAAATTGCGTATCTGCATTTTCTACGGAATAGAAACGATCAATCCTGGAGAGATGCAGCAAACGCGGCATTGGAAAAACATCCTGACTCTCGATTCCTGAAGTTATTTCGGGCGGAAGCAATAGTCGATGAGATTATTGATTCTGGTTCTAATATTATTGTAGGCGGGGTGCCGGGAAATGTTACATTGCAGGATAAGGACTGGGCAGTTGAAATTCTCTACGCTGAAGCCAAGCAAGCTGTAGATAACAATTTAGCATTACCCCCGCAGACTGCCCATAATACAGCACTGGCACTTAGGTTTTCCAACGAGCTGTTAAAGGCCAAAGAACTGCTTGATTACGCAATCCAGCAAAATCCTTCAGAGGAGTATCTTAAACTCCAGCGGGCAATCATCGCCCTTTCAGAGAATGAGCCAAAAGAAGTTTTGTCTCTACTTTCAGAATCTTCAACAAATCCAGAAGCAATAGTGCTTCGTGCTAAAGTGTTAGAAGATGAAGGACAGCACTCTGAGGCTTTAAATCTGATTGATGATATTGATGAAAAAGAGTTACCGGATCATGTTGCAACAGGATTAGCTGAAGTCCGCATTCGTGCATACATATCCCAAGGAGAGAAAGAACTTGCAATAAATACAGTCAACAAACTGCTTATTGAAAAACCAAAAAACTTATTCCTGAAAGCCTTGCAGATTAATATCTATCGTTTTATCGGTGATATTGAGCAAGCAAATACTGCTCTTGAAGAAGCCCTTGCATTAGTTGATGCACAAACAGATTTGTCTTCACGGTTCTGTTTAAGTTTTGAAGCAAAACAATTAGGGGAATATGATACTGTTGTTGATTTATTGAAAGATCATATTGATACCAACCGGGAAAGTGAGGGACTTTACTATTTAATCACCTCAGCTATAAATTCAAACAGATTAGTCACAGCCCGTGAGCTACTGGATACCATACCTAAATCTCTTCATGAAAAAGATTGGTTTTTAAAAGCCGATGCATTTCTTTCATTAAATACCGGCGACACCTCCTCTAATCAAAAAGTTGCACGTTATCTCAAAATATTCCCGAACGACATCCAGATGATCCTTGCCAGGTTAAGCATTTGGCAGGGACTTGGACGCGATAACGATATACGACGCTTGCTGGGTCGTCTTGACTTAGACTCCTTGCGCGGCACTCCGGAACAACGTATTCAACTTGCTTCAATCATCATCCATTACGACGACGCAGAGAGAGGATTAACCTACGGTTATTCCATATTGATGAACAATTGGGATAAGCCAAAAGCACATCTTGCCTATCAAGGCTTGATGCTTTTCAACAGTGATATCATCGCAAGGGCAATGTTGGAAGCAACTTCTGTTGCCGAGAATACTGCAATTTGTCTTTCGAGTGAAGGACAGGAACGAATATATCGGATTGAAACCAACAAGTATACATTCTTCCAGGACGAGCGGCTAACTCCTACAGATGACCTTGCCTTACTTTTGATGGGGAAAAAGGCAGGAGAAAAAATTGAGCTACAGGAACGAATCGGTTCCAAGCCAACTGAAATAAAATGGATTAAGCCCATATATCTTGACGCATGTCATCGCTCAATGGATCAATTTAATGATCGTTTCCCCCGTGAGTATGATCTGCAAAAATTCACATTTGATTTCAGTTCATCCGATCCCTTCGAAGAAATGCGGGCTATCGTGAAGGCACGGGCAGAATATGATCAGAAAATTTTAGATATATATCAAACGAGCACTATTCCCCTTGCATTCATAGCTGAATATACTGGAAAAGACCCAATAGATTCTTGTGCAGGACTTTCAGAATTTGGCATACCTTTTCGTACATGTCGAGGAAACTGGCTTGAACGAAATATTGCATTTCAAACTATACAACAAAATAAGCAAGGAGGCTGCGTTCTTGATGCCATAACTTTGTCATTAGTACGACGTTTGGGCATTGAGCAAGCTGTTGAAGCTGTATGCGGGCCTATCAGCACGACACAATCAATCATTGACCTCTTTTCACTTCGGAATGCTGAATTCAATCAGGTTTCTGGAAAACAAAAAGGTTTTCTCTCTTGGCAAGAAAACAGATTAGTTCTCACAGAATTTTCTGATGAAGATATTGAAAGAGCAGCAGCTGATCGTGCAAAAGAAATCGAATGGGCGAGAAAGATACGGACAATCCCAGCTCTACCTAAAAAAGATTTCAATCATGAAATAAGAAAGATAATTGATATGTTTGGCAAAGATGTCTGTGATCCTGTCATTGCTGCCGACGGAAACAACCTTTTACTTCTATCTGAAGATTATGGCCTTAGAGCCTGGGGAGCAGCCACCTTTAAAATTTCCTGCGTATGGTTACAGCCAGTACTGATTATCGCAAAAGAAAATGGGCTGTTATCTCCACATAAATATTACGAAGCTGTCAACCAACTGGCGTTGAGCGGACACAGTTATATCTCCCTTGAAGCAGGTTGTCTGATGCATCAGGCTCGCAAAAACAACTTTGCAACAACCAAAGAACTCTCAGCCATGCTTGACATGCTTGGCGGGCCTTCGGCTGATATCTATTCAAACAGTACCGTTATCAGCACCTTCCTTGATGAAGTAATTGATGAATGTACCGATGACAGAAAAGTAAAACGGATTGCGGGTGAAGCGTTTAAATGCTTCTCAGCAGGTCGTCAAGAGGATTTGCGCGGCCTTATCTTGTTAATTCATCGACAAATGAGATATTATTCCAGTCTATTTGTACGGGAAATTATTTTGGGATGGCTTGCTGCAATATCTATCGGAATGGCGTATCACAATAACCTGTCAGAATCATATAATGCATTATTAGCTCTACGTACTATTTAAAATCGCCGATAGGGGTACTGTTCAACAAATTATATCAGCATCAATTTACAACTTGAGATCCGTTGCAGCTTGTTGACAAACTCGGAAACATTAGAATATACTCAACTTTTCAAGAAACGGTATCGAATACTGAAGCACGACAAACCTTCTCTCCTTGTCTGGCGCGGCGTGCCAACCACCGCACCATTTAATATATGCAAAGCG includes:
- a CDS encoding restriction endonuclease, which gives rise to MLNSFFCWNSAFAPTGPTLLFTERPHFTLLRLYRATLSTITISSQSLPRKFTSLKSISVDGTTSDSYSISNFSFHRTPTARANLFSKFFLMTLSSISLPKPKNWQDFESHTRALFECILNDPTTQLNGRSGQPQAGVDVYGYRNKDVKQLVGVQCKKKQEDNVSEKELREEVEKAKTFEPKLAEFILITTASRDQKIQAEARIITKELEETPHPFPVSVWGWEDIEEHATQHEEAWKAFDPTWNPFAERTLKETSEISSDTKEIKELLQMVLRGEKTLPSTPSEKTFNETDENTPRHGKITILQQLIDDNEVSIALKQLFTLKKDEWAEASSSERYRILVGIASAKRKLGEYEETGNLLLDAYNECPQHKKARTNKAYGLLLTKHYKEASDLASKILKDDCSNTSAASILISSLTEDSTCHDPLTLLPEQLLNTEEVQIAYLHFLRNRNDQSWRDAANAALEKHPDSRFLKLFRAEAIVDEIIDSGSNIIVGGVPGNVTLQDKDWAVEILYAEAKQAVDNNLALPPQTAHNTALALRFSNELLKAKELLDYAIQQNPSEEYLKLQRAIIALSENEPKEVLSLLSESSTNPEAIVLRAKVLEDEGQHSEALNLIDDIDEKELPDHVATGLAEVRIRAYISQGEKELAINTVNKLLIEKPKNLFLKALQINIYRFIGDIEQANTALEEALALVDAQTDLSSRFCLSFEAKQLGEYDTVVDLLKDHIDTNRESEGLYYLITSAINSNRLVTARELLDTIPKSLHEKDWFLKADAFLSLNTGDTSSNQKVARYLKIFPNDIQMILARLSIWQGLGRDNDIRRLLGRLDLDSLRGTPEQRIQLASIIIHYDDAERGLTYGYSILMNNWDKPKAHLAYQGLMLFNSDIIARAMLEATSVAENTAICLSSEGQERIYRIETNKYTFFQDERLTPTDDLALLLMGKKAGEKIELQERIGSKPTEIKWIKPIYLDACHRSMDQFNDRFPREYDLQKFTFDFSSSDPFEEMRAIVKARAEYDQKILDIYQTSTIPLAFIAEYTGKDPIDSCAGLSEFGIPFRTCRGNWLERNIAFQTIQQNKQGGCVLDAITLSLVRRLGIEQAVEAVCGPISTTQSIIDLFSLRNAEFNQVSGKQKGFLSWQENRLVLTEFSDEDIERAAADRAKEIEWARKIRTIPALPKKDFNHEIRKIIDMFGKDVCDPVIAADGNNLLLLSEDYGLRAWGAATFKISCVWLQPVLIIAKENGLLSPHKYYEAVNQLALSGHSYISLEAGCLMHQARKNNFATTKELSAMLDMLGGPSADIYSNSTVISTFLDEVIDECTDDRKVKRIAGEAFKCFSAGRQEDLRGLILLIHRQMRYYSSLFVREIILGWLAAISIGMAYHNNLSESYNALLALRTI